From the genome of Longispora fulva:
GCGGGGTGCCCGAGGTGTAGGAGACCGAGTCCCAGTCGGCGATGCACGCCCACGGGGTCTTGGTCGTGTTCGGGCTGACCGCCTGGGACATCGTGTAGGCCCAGTAGTCGCCGAAGCCCTCGCCGATCGCGCCGGCCTCCTCGCTCATCCCGAAGTTCGGCACCTGCGAGTCCTGGATCGCGTGGCCGTACTCGTGCCAGATCACCTCGGCGTCCTCGGCGTCGTCCACGCCACCGGTGCCGAAGGTGATCTTGTCGACCGCCGGGTCGTAGAACGAGTTGTCGTCCGTCAGACCGGTGGTCTGGTAGTCCTGCGACTCGTTGTTCACGTTGGCGAACCCGAGGCTCTGGATGTACTCCTCGGCCGTCGTGATGTGGAAGTAGCCCTGGACCTGGGCGAACCCTGCCTGGGTCCGGTTGTAGGAGTACGTGCCGGAACTGGAGGACACCGGCTTCTTGCTCACGTTGTTGGCGTACCCGCCGACGAGCTTGTTCTTCGCGTACAGCCCGTTGAGGGTCACCGTGTTGTAGGTGAACGCCGAGTTCGGGCTGCTGTCCGTCAGCGTGTTGTTCTGCTGGGCGACGACCGGGTTGGGCAGGAACACCTTCCCGGTACCCGTCTCGTGCTTGACCAGGCTCGTCGAGGAGATGACCGCGCCGCTCGTCGCGTCGACCAGCGTGCTGACCGACCCGGTCGCCGGCTCGGTGTGCACCTGCCAGGCGAGCTTGGCCGCGCCACCGGGCACCACGACCAGCCGGGAGCGGTAGGCGCCCCCACCGGTCTGCTGCACGGCCGAGGCGTCGGCGCGGGCCGCGGTGACCGAAACGCCCCGCAGGCCGCGAGCGAGGCCCTGGACGGCCTTGCGCCCGTCGTCCACGGTGACCGCACCGCTGGCCTTGTCGACATGCTTGGCGTAGAAGCCGCCGAGGACCGGGTGGCCGTCGAACGTCTGCTCGTACCAGAAGTGGGTGCCGAGGAGGGAGTCCTGCACCGAGACGAGGGTCAGCCCCTCGGTCGCGTCAGGCTCGGAGTGGGCGGGCGTGGCCGCGAACACCGCGAGGAGCGCGGCGCCCACACCCAGTGTGCACAGGCGACGGACGGGGATGGCGAAGGACTTCACAGGCACCTCCGGCTGAGGGATATATGGCCGGAAGGTTAGTGCCCGATGACCGTTCGGGGGAAGAGATTATCCGGTGTGAATGCCTGTGGATAACAAAAATTTAAGGTGGGGACCCCCGGCCCGGGGTCCCCACCTGTCCTGTCGCCTGTGGTCGGTTACTCGACGCCGAGGCGGGCCTTCAGCGTGTCGAGCTCCGCGCCCAGCACCGCCGGGAGCTTGTCGCCGAACTTGTCGAACCACTCCTGGATCTGCGGGATCTCGGCCTTCCACTCCTCGACGTCCACCTTGAGGGCGGCCTCGAGGTCAGCGGCGGAGATGTCCAGGCCGGACACGTCGAGCGAGTCCGCGGTCGGCACGTAGCCGATCGGGGTCTCCACGGCCTCGGCCTTGCCCTCCAGGCGCTCCACGACCCACTTGAGGACGCGGGAGTTCTCGCCGAATCCGGGCCACAGGAACTGGCCCTCGTCGCCGCGGCGGAACCAGTTCACGTAGAAGATCTTCGGGAGCTTCGTGGCGTCGCCGTCGGAGCCCTTGCCCATCTCGATCCAGTGCCGGAAGTAGTCACCGGCGTTGTAGCCGATGAACGGCAGCATCGCCATCGGGTCACGCCGGACGACGCCGACCGCGCCGACGGCCGCGGCAGTGGTCTCACTCGACAGGGTCGCGCCCTGGAACACGCCGTGCGCCCAGTCGCGGGACTCGCTGACCAGCGGGATCGTCGTCTTGCGCCGGCCGCCGAACAGGATCGCGTCGATCGGCACGCCGTTCGGGTTGTCGAACTCCGGCGACAGGATCGGGCACTGCTCGATCGGGGTGCAGAACCGCGAGTTCGGGTGGCTGGAGACGCCCTCGGAGTCCGGGGTCCAGTCCTTGCCGTGCCAGTCGGTGAGGTGCGCCGGCGGCTCGCCCATGCCCTCCCACCAGATGTCCCCGTCGTCGGTCAGCGCGACGTTGGTGAACAGCGAGTTGCCCTTGGCGATCGTCTTCATCGCGTTCGGGTTCGTCGTGTGGTCGGTGCCCGGCGCGACGCCGAACAGGCCGAACTCCGGGTTCACCGCGTACAGCCGGCCGTCCTCGCCGAACCGCATCCACGCGATGTCGTCGCCCAGGGTCTCGACCTTCCAACCCGGGATGGTCGGCTCGAGCATCGCGAGGTTGGTCTTGCCGCAGGCGCTCGGGAACGCGCCGGTCACGTGGTAGACCTTGCCCTCCGGCGAGGTCAGCTTGAGGATCAGCATGTGCTCGGCGAGCCAGCCCTCGTCGCGGCCCATGACCGAGCCGATCCGCAGCGAGAAGCACTTCTTGCCGAGCAGCGAGTTGCCGCCGTAGCCGGAGCCGAAGCTCCAGATCAGGCGCTCCTCCGGGAAGTGGGTGATGTACTTCGTCTCGCTGCACGGCCACGCCACGTCCGCCTGGCCCGGCTGCAGCGGGGCACCGACGGAGTGCAGGGCCGGCACGAAGACCGCGTCGTCGCCCATCGCCTCGAGGACGTGCGCGCCCATCCGGGTCATGATCCGCATGCTGCACACGACGTAGGCGGAGTCGGTGATCTCGACGCCGAACATCGGGTTCTCCGCGGTCAGCGGGCCCATGCAGAACGGGATGACGTACAGGGTGCGGCCGGTCATGCAGCCCCGGTACAGATCCGTCATGAGCTGCTTCATGTCCGACGGCGCCATCCAGTTGTTGGTGGGGCCGGCGTCGGCCTCGTCCACCGAACAGATGTAGGTGCGCTCCTCGACCCGGGCCACGTCAGTGGGGTCGGTACGGGTCCAGAACGAGTTCGGCTTGATCTCGGGGTTGAGGCGGACCATGGTGCCGGCCTCGACGAGCTGGCCGGTCAGCCGCTCCCACTCCTCGTCGGAGCCGTCAACCCAGACGACCCGGTCGGGAGTGGTGAGCTCGGCGACCTCGCGCACCCAGGCCAGGAGCCGGGGGTGCTGCGTGGGGGCTGCGTCGAGCCCCGGAATGGTGGCCGGAGCGCTCATTCGAAATCTCCTCGTAGACGACAAAGCAGGCGCAAGCCCACTGGGTGGCATGAGCCTAAACCGACTGCTCACGGCGGTCATCCCGAACGCTTGTGAACAACTGCACAAGCGGCCGACAGGTACTGCATCCCTGCAGTTTCCTGCGTTGTCATGTCCGATTTGCGTCAAGTTTGCGCAGTCCCTGGACTTTTCACGGTCAAAATTGGCCCACGCCGGCGATTCTTTCTCACGCCTATACCCGTTATAAACTGGGTACCGTGCGACGGACGGACTACTCCAGGCTCGGCTGGCTCGGCGGCCCGCTGGCCCTCGACCTGGCGAACACCCTGCCCATGGCCCGCCCCGACACCCCGCTCGACCTGATCGGCACCGAGGAACAGTTGGGGCTGTGGCTCGCCCGGCAGGCGTACCGGTTGCCGGTCCCCCCGCCCGGCCTCGCCCGGTTCCACGGCTTCCGCCGGCTGCGGGACGCGTTGTTCGGGGCCTTCGCGGCCACGAGCGCCGGGCAACCACTGCCGCGCGAGATCATCGGCGCGCTCAACTCGGTCAGCAACCGCACGCCGGCCCAGCCCCGGTTGCTGGCGTTGCCGGACGGGCTGCAGGTGGAGTACCGGGGGGCGAATCCCGTCGACATCGCCCTCGCGCTGGTCGCGGCCTCCGGTGTGCGGCTGTTGGGCTCCGGGCTGGGGAATCTGCGCCGGTGCGGCGCGCCGGGATGCGGGCTGTTCTTCCTGGGTACCGCGCGGAAGAGATGGTGCACGGACGCGTGCGGCACCCGGGCCCGGGCAGCCCGCTACTACGGGCGAAACCAGGAGCCGGCCGGGGATGTCGGTTAGGCCTGGACCGTTTCCGGTACGGCGCCGTACGGCTGCGCGTGGGCCCGTCCCAGGGCAGGGCGCTACGTCAGCCACTCGCCGTCGATCATCAGATCCCGTCCTGCGATCTCGTTGACCTCGCGCCAGGCCTGGATCAGTTCGGGCCGGATCCGGAAGTACGGGTAGTTGCGCAGCTCGCGGGGGTCGAACCCGGTCTTGGCCGCGAACGCGTCGCCGACCTCGTCGGTGATCCCGTCGGCGACGACCGCGGATCCTTCGATCAGGACCACGTCGCGGGTCGGCCCGATCGCGAGCCGGACCCGGCCGCCGGCCCGGAGATTGCGGGCCGTGGGGTTGCCGGCCGCCGTCGAGATCAACAGGGTCTCGCCGTCCCAGAGGAACGACAGCGGCACCAGGTACGGCGTACCTACTCGGTCGGCGGTGGCCACCCAGGCGTCGACGTCTTCGTCGAGGCGGCGCCGGGCGTCCTGCGTGCGCTGGGCGAGGCGTCGGGGCGGGGCGGTCATCCTGTTTCGTCCTTAGAGGAGGTGGTGTGGGCAGGGTGATTCCTACGGATGGCGATCGCGCCGCAGCCGGAGTCGTGCTGTCAGGGGTCAGCCCCGCAGGGTGGCGATGGCCTGCTCGATCCGCCGCTGGCGCGTCTCGGGCTTCTTCGCGCTCTCGATGGCGCGGACGTGCTCGCGCTTGTGGCTGAACGCGAGGTTGTCGTACGCGGCGCGGGCGACCGGGTCGTCGTTGAGGGCCTGGGCGAAGTCCGCGGGCTCGACGACGACGCGCGGCTCGGTGTCGAGTTCGAGCTCGACCTCGATCTCCTCGCCGATCTCGACATCGGCGGCCCGCCGGTTGGCGTTGCTGAGGCCGAGCAGGTGGCGGCCCCGCATGATGGCGACCCGGCTCTTCCAGGAGTGCCCGTTGACGGTGATGGTCACCGGCGGCCGCGCGCCCCCGCCGAGCGCCTCCACCACCTCGGGCGGGACTTCCAGCCCCCGCATGGGCTCGGGTGGCTCCACGACGGTGCGAAACTTCACGGCGTACTCCTTGTCGATCTTGAAGCTCAGGTTCTCAGCGTAGAACCTCTCGGCGCGGTCCAGATTCTCAACGCCGGGCATGGTGGTGTTCATGGGCAGTGACACGGTTCGCTCAGTGGTCCCGCATCAGACCCTCGGCCTCGCCCACCCGTGACACCCCGCACCTTCGCCGAGTGAACTACGCGCCGCCGGAGCCCAGTGCCGCAAAGGCGGGCCGGCCGCCATGGAGCCGACACCCTCACCGTAGCCGTCTGATCTTGCTCTGGGGTTCTAGGCTGTCGGCGTAATCGGTCGAACTTGCGTTACGGCACTCACGGTGTAACGCTGTAATCATGCCTGGACCTTACGGATACCCGCGCACCGAAGCGCCCCCGACCGACGACGCCATCGGCTGGATCACCGGCCGCCTCCCCGAGGACTGGTTCGTCGGCCTGCAGATCTCGATCGACCGCGACGAGATCCTCATCGTGGGCCAGCTCCCCGAGCCGACCCTCCCCGAAGACGCCACCGAGATCGACAAGGCCGCCGCCGAGGCCGGCCGGATCGAACGGTTCCGCGAGCCCACCCGCGACCACCGGATCAAGCTCGCCCAGCAGATCGAGCACCGCTACCGGCGCAAGTGCAGCTGGGGCGCCACCTGCGGCGACACCAAAGAGCTGTTCACCACGCTGTCCGCGCCGGTGATGAGCCGGCTCAAGCAGAAGGACCGCCTCGTCCTCGACACCCTCGTCAACGCCGGGGTGGCCCGGTCGCGGTCCGAGGCGCTCGCGTGGTGCGTGCGGCTGGTCGGCGAGCACGCGAACGAGTGGCTCAGCGACCTGCGGGGCGCGATGGAGTCCGTGGACGAGCTGCGGCGCAAGGGGCCAGACCTGTAGGTCGGCGGGCGGGCCCGCACGATCCGGCACACGCCGGGGTCCGACGACAGTCGTCGCCGAACCCCGGCGTCGCGCGCTTTCGGTCCCGGCGTCGCGGTGTTCTACGCCGATTCCAGGCCGCTGGCCGCGCGTCGGCGGTCGTGGCGGCGGCCCAGTTGGGCGGCGACCGGCATCAGTACCGCGAGGGAGATCCACGACAGGCTGCACACCTTGGCGCTGACCAGGAACGCCAGCGGGATCGACAGGGTGAACACCAGCGCCGGCAGGCCGACCCGCTGGCGGAACTCGCGCAGCATCCGCGGCGGGGTGTCGTCGGCGAGGAGCTTGTCGCGGGCCACGCCGTTGAGCAGCAGGAGGAAGGCCCAGCCGACCCCGCCGAGGACGGTGGCGTAGATGACCGGGCCGGGCTGGGTGTCGTCGGCGTCGTTGAGGACCTTGCTCGCCCACGGGATGAGCGTGATGCCCAGCAGGCAGATCAGGTTTCGGAACAGCAGGCCGCGGCTCAGGTGGGTCACGTGCCGGAACAGGCCGTGGTGGGCCCGCCAGAAGCCGCCGATGATCAGGAAGCTGATCAGGAACATCAGGTACGCGCCGCCGGAGTCGGCCAGGCTGTGCCAGGCGGCTGCGTCGGAGGTGAGGTGCTCGGGCACCGGCAGTTCCAACGCGAGCAGCGTGATGGCGATCGCGATCACGGCGTCGGAGAAGAACACCAGTCGGTCGAGCTCTTTACGGTCGGGGGCCTCGGCATCGGTCACCGGGGCATCATGCCTGATCTTGGCAAGCCAGCCCAGCGGTCGGGGCCAGTCGGGAACCGGCGCCGGCGGCCGGGCGGACGCTGGGGCTAGCGGCGGGCTCCCGACGGTACCCCTCGACGGGTTTTGTCCTTTTTGGTGGGTCTGGTGGTGGGCGGCAGGGTCACCAGCGCCAGTGGGGTCAGCTCCCGGGCCGAGCCCAGCGGGTCGTCGCCGAGCGCCTCCGCCGGGAACTCCCCCGTGCCGGCCCAGCCCAGCACCCGCGCCCCGGAGACGATCGCGCATCCGCCCAGGGTCGCGTACGCGTCGGCGGGCAGGCCGGTTCGCAGCGCGCCGAGCAGCGCGGCGGCCACGGCGTCCGGGTCGTCCGGCGGCGCGATCACGGCGACGTCGGCCGGGAACACCGCGTCCTCGCGCGGGACGGCCACCGCCCGCAGCGCGGGTCCGCCCACCTTGTAGGCGAGCGTGCGCAGGCCCATCACCCGCAGGCCGCCCGCGCACACCACCCGGCCCAGGCCGGTCGCCTCGATCGCGAGCTGGGTCCGCCACGGGCCCCGGCGCACGCCGTCGCCGCGCGCGGTCAGCACCCGGGCGAACAGGCCGGGGACGATCTCCCACAGGTACCGGGCCCGGCCCTGCGCGACGGCCACCGGCTTGGCGGCGACCACCACGAACCACGGCGTGCCCAGCACCTTGCGGTAGTACTTGTCGGCGGCGAGGTGGCCGACGAACTCCGCGATGTGGTAGCGGATGTTGTCGGCGATCCGGTCGCCGGCCCCGATCATCGGGGTACGCACCGGGAACCGCAACCAGCCGCCCGACTCCAGCAGGTGTCCCGGATTGGGTTCGAGCGGGCCCCTGGGCATCGGGGCGGCCGTCGGGGCCTCCAGGAGGCGGAGCCAGCGTTCGACCAGGTAGAGCCGCCAGAAGTACTCGGCGTCGTTGCGGCGGCCGGCCAGCAGGGCCCCGAAGCCGGCGAGGGCCGCGCGCTGGTCGGCCCACGGCCGGGACGCGAACCGCTCCGACAGCAGGGTCGCGTAGATCCGGCCCCGGGACGCCGTCAGCAGTTCCCTGGTCGGGGCCGGGTGCCGGAGCTGGTCGGCCCCGGTCAGCTCCGCGGCGCGGGTCAGGCGGGCGAGCTCCCTGCGCAGGATGTCGCCGGAGCCGACGGCCTCCACGTACGGGGTGCGGACCGCCACGCCGAACCGGGCGGCGCACCGGTCGGCGACCCGGGCCAGGTACGCCGTCGCCGCGTGCCGGTGCGCGTTCGCCGGCATCCGGTCCCCCGCCATGAGCAGCAGGTTCGCGCCGGCCGGGTCGAGCAGCGCGTCGACCTCGCCGGCCGCGGAGCGGGCGGTCGCCCACACGAGGTAGCCGGTCGGGTCGGGCACCGGCTCTCCGAGGTCGGCGAGGAACGCGTCGAGGTCCCGCTCGAACTGGTCGGGGCCGGCGGTGACGGTCCGGTGGGTGGTGCGGTCGTCGGCGAGGCGGGACGCGTAGGCCTCCTCGCCGGTGTCGAGGGGGGCGAAGGTCGCGGAGTAGACCGGGATCGGGGCACCGCGATCCCGGCCCGCTCCCAGGTGGAAGGCACCGCCGGGCCGGTCGACCTCCGCTGGGTAGACGCCGGACTCCCGCCCGAAGAGGCCGGGCTCCTGATCGAAGGCACCGGAGTCCTGGACGAAGGGCCCGGGCTCCTGGGCGAAGGGGCCGGCCGCCGCTGGCCGCGCCGCCTCCAGCGCGACCGCGAGGACCGCCGCCCCGGCCACCCCCTCCGCGAGCCGCACCCCGATCCGGCCGGTCCGGGCAGCCGCCGTCAGGGTCGCCGTGGCCGGGGCGACGGCGCGCATCGGGGCCGGGCGGACCATGACCGGCTCGACCCCGTCGCGGGTGACGGTGATGACCTGGCCGGGGAGTACCCGTCGAATGGCGGTGTGGAAAGTGGCCTCGGTGTCGTCGCAGGCCCCGGTGGC
Proteins encoded in this window:
- a CDS encoding phosphoenolpyruvate carboxykinase (GTP); this translates as MSAPATIPGLDAAPTQHPRLLAWVREVAELTTPDRVVWVDGSDEEWERLTGQLVEAGTMVRLNPEIKPNSFWTRTDPTDVARVEERTYICSVDEADAGPTNNWMAPSDMKQLMTDLYRGCMTGRTLYVIPFCMGPLTAENPMFGVEITDSAYVVCSMRIMTRMGAHVLEAMGDDAVFVPALHSVGAPLQPGQADVAWPCSETKYITHFPEERLIWSFGSGYGGNSLLGKKCFSLRIGSVMGRDEGWLAEHMLILKLTSPEGKVYHVTGAFPSACGKTNLAMLEPTIPGWKVETLGDDIAWMRFGEDGRLYAVNPEFGLFGVAPGTDHTTNPNAMKTIAKGNSLFTNVALTDDGDIWWEGMGEPPAHLTDWHGKDWTPDSEGVSSHPNSRFCTPIEQCPILSPEFDNPNGVPIDAILFGGRRKTTIPLVSESRDWAHGVFQGATLSSETTAAAVGAVGVVRRDPMAMLPFIGYNAGDYFRHWIEMGKGSDGDATKLPKIFYVNWFRRGDEGQFLWPGFGENSRVLKWVVERLEGKAEAVETPIGYVPTADSLDVSGLDISAADLEAALKVDVEEWKAEIPQIQEWFDKFGDKLPAVLGAELDTLKARLGVE
- a CDS encoding TMEM175 family protein; this translates as MTDAEAPDRKELDRLVFFSDAVIAIAITLLALELPVPEHLTSDAAAWHSLADSGGAYLMFLISFLIIGGFWRAHHGLFRHVTHLSRGLLFRNLICLLGITLIPWASKVLNDADDTQPGPVIYATVLGGVGWAFLLLLNGVARDKLLADDTPPRMLREFRQRVGLPALVFTLSIPLAFLVSAKVCSLSWISLAVLMPVAAQLGRRHDRRRAASGLESA
- a CDS encoding M4 family metallopeptidase — translated: MKSFAIPVRRLCTLGVGAALLAVFAATPAHSEPDATEGLTLVSVQDSLLGTHFWYEQTFDGHPVLGGFYAKHVDKASGAVTVDDGRKAVQGLARGLRGVSVTAARADASAVQQTGGGAYRSRLVVVPGGAAKLAWQVHTEPATGSVSTLVDATSGAVISSTSLVKHETGTGKVFLPNPVVAQQNNTLTDSSPNSAFTYNTVTLNGLYAKNKLVGGYANNVSKKPVSSSSGTYSYNRTQAGFAQVQGYFHITTAEEYIQSLGFANVNNESQDYQTTGLTDDNSFYDPAVDKITFGTGGVDDAEDAEVIWHEYGHAIQDSQVPNFGMSEEAGAIGEGFGDYWAYTMSQAVSPNTTKTPWACIADWDSVSYTSGTPHCLRRTDGTKMYPGDLDGEVHDDGEIWSRALQDVNIALGRTNANKVILEAHFSFAPDTSMPAAANKTVATAQALYGTTAANSVKAAFHARGII
- a CDS encoding CGNR zinc finger domain-containing protein, giving the protein MRRTDYSRLGWLGGPLALDLANTLPMARPDTPLDLIGTEEQLGLWLARQAYRLPVPPPGLARFHGFRRLRDALFGAFAATSAGQPLPREIIGALNSVSNRTPAQPRLLALPDGLQVEYRGANPVDIALALVAASGVRLLGSGLGNLRRCGAPGCGLFFLGTARKRWCTDACGTRARAARYYGRNQEPAGDVG
- a CDS encoding YdeI/OmpD-associated family protein → MPGVENLDRAERFYAENLSFKIDKEYAVKFRTVVEPPEPMRGLEVPPEVVEALGGGARPPVTITVNGHSWKSRVAIMRGRHLLGLSNANRRAADVEIGEEIEVELELDTEPRVVVEPADFAQALNDDPVARAAYDNLAFSHKREHVRAIESAKKPETRQRRIEQAIATLRG
- a CDS encoding pyridoxamine 5'-phosphate oxidase family protein, with translation MTAPPRRLAQRTQDARRRLDEDVDAWVATADRVGTPYLVPLSFLWDGETLLISTAAGNPTARNLRAGGRVRLAIGPTRDVVLIEGSAVVADGITDEVGDAFAAKTGFDPRELRNYPYFRIRPELIQAWREVNEIAGRDLMIDGEWLT